A window of the Lysinibacillus irui genome harbors these coding sequences:
- a CDS encoding glutathione ABC transporter substrate-binding protein, with translation MKKMKLFLFMALITVLVLQACSTANNNSAEDSKEGSKSVGGELVVLRAADATSLDPHFITDIPSANIIHGKVYETLVAFDRDRKIVPLLAKEWEQKDDVTWTFTLNEGIKFHDGADFNAEAVKATFDRILDPATGSPQRDKLSMINEVVVEDTYVVTLKLKEPYAPLLSILASQEGSMMSPKAIAEAADELATHPVGTGPFVFESWKSGQEITLNTNKDYWGTVPKVDKVTFKVVPEDSTRLAMIESGEAHIAEQVPVTEIDRIENSSTMNLFRAEGLAVEFIGFNVKDTLLSDVKVRQAISYAVDREAIISGIYDNVGTLANSAMSPKIIGYSSETKPYDYDVVKAKELLKEAGVQEGTKVKLLTSDRKERINMAEVIQSQLKGIGLDVEIQVMEYGAFISEITKEQHQLFISGWGNATGDADYNQYNLFHTASMGAPGNHFYYSNPEVDKLIEQGRSESNQEARNEIYKKAMQMELDEAVYIPVRNYEHLAVYSNAVKGFWLDASNYTMISGVEIVE, from the coding sequence ATGAAGAAAATGAAGTTGTTTTTATTCATGGCACTTATTACTGTACTTGTTTTGCAAGCATGCTCTACAGCTAATAATAATAGTGCGGAAGATTCCAAAGAGGGATCGAAAAGTGTAGGAGGAGAATTAGTTGTATTAAGAGCAGCGGATGCTACAAGCTTAGATCCTCATTTTATTACAGATATTCCTTCAGCGAATATTATTCATGGCAAAGTATATGAAACGCTAGTTGCTTTTGATAGAGATCGTAAAATTGTTCCATTACTAGCAAAAGAGTGGGAGCAAAAAGACGATGTCACTTGGACGTTTACATTGAATGAGGGCATTAAATTCCATGATGGTGCAGATTTTAATGCAGAGGCTGTAAAAGCTACTTTCGACCGTATCTTAGATCCTGCAACTGGTTCACCACAGCGTGATAAATTATCAATGATTAATGAAGTAGTAGTAGAGGATACGTATGTTGTTACATTGAAATTAAAAGAACCATATGCACCGCTTTTATCTATTTTAGCAAGCCAAGAAGGTAGTATGATGAGTCCGAAAGCGATTGCGGAAGCGGCTGACGAATTAGCAACACATCCGGTAGGGACAGGCCCATTTGTATTTGAATCTTGGAAATCTGGTCAAGAAATTACATTAAACACAAATAAAGATTACTGGGGTACTGTACCGAAAGTAGATAAAGTAACATTTAAAGTTGTGCCAGAGGATTCTACTCGTTTAGCAATGATTGAAAGTGGAGAAGCTCATATCGCAGAACAAGTTCCTGTTACAGAAATTGACCGTATTGAAAATTCATCAACTATGAATCTATTCCGTGCAGAAGGTCTTGCAGTAGAATTTATCGGTTTCAATGTGAAAGACACATTATTATCGGATGTAAAAGTTCGTCAAGCTATTAGCTATGCAGTTGACCGTGAAGCAATTATTAGTGGTATTTACGATAATGTTGGGACACTTGCGAATTCAGCAATGAGTCCAAAAATCATTGGTTATTCTAGTGAAACGAAGCCGTATGACTATGATGTAGTAAAAGCAAAAGAATTATTAAAAGAAGCTGGTGTTCAAGAGGGAACAAAAGTTAAATTGCTGACAAGTGATCGTAAAGAGCGAATCAATATGGCTGAAGTTATTCAATCCCAATTAAAAGGTATTGGATTAGACGTTGAAATTCAAGTAATGGAATACGGTGCATTTATTTCAGAAATCACGAAAGAGCAGCATCAGTTATTTATTAGTGGTTGGGGTAATGCTACTGGGGATGCTGATTATAACCAATATAATCTATTCCACACAGCTTCTATGGGAGCACCAGGAAACCATTTCTACTATTCAAACCCAGAAGTAGACAAGTTAATTGAACAAGGACGTTCTGAATCAAATCAAGAGGCACGTAATGAAATCTACAAAAAAGCAATGCAAATGGAGTTAGATGAAGCGGTGTATATTCCAGTTCGTAACTATGAGCACTTAGCAGTCTATAGTAATGCTGTAAAAGGTTTCTGGTTAGACGCATCTAACTACACGATGATCAGTGGCGTTGAAATTGTAGAGTAA
- a CDS encoding ABC transporter permease — translation MDKVTTIDHSVLVNARKATRKKNLVSFLNKIKKNKAAVAGGIIILLYILMFLIGPILAPYDPYDVQLGQKLQGPSLDHLMGTDDKGRDILSRILYGSRLSIGVGISAVLFGGTIGTFLGLIAGYYGKWVDSIISRILDIMLAFPGILLALAIVSALGASLINVTIAVGFFSIPMFARIVRGSTMEVKKLEYIDAVKTLGANDMTILIKHIFPNILSPIIVQASMRLATAILSAAGLSFLGLGAQPPSPEWGAMLSNGRDFLFTAPYMALFPGIMISILVLGFNLFGDGLRDALDPRMKN, via the coding sequence ATGGATAAAGTAACTACTATCGATCATTCTGTTTTAGTGAATGCACGCAAGGCAACTAGAAAAAAAAATCTTGTTTCTTTCCTAAACAAAATCAAAAAAAATAAAGCAGCTGTCGCTGGAGGCATCATCATTCTTCTTTATATATTGATGTTTCTCATCGGACCCATTCTAGCCCCTTATGATCCATACGATGTACAGTTAGGTCAAAAATTACAAGGACCAAGTTTAGACCACCTTATGGGAACTGACGATAAAGGTCGAGATATTTTAAGTCGAATTTTATATGGATCACGTTTATCCATCGGTGTTGGTATTTCAGCCGTTTTATTTGGCGGAACAATTGGAACATTTTTAGGGCTTATCGCTGGCTATTATGGTAAATGGGTTGATTCCATTATTAGTCGAATTTTAGATATTATGCTTGCCTTCCCAGGTATCCTACTTGCCTTAGCCATTGTCAGTGCATTAGGTGCAAGTCTTATTAACGTAACAATTGCTGTAGGATTTTTCTCCATTCCAATGTTTGCACGAATCGTACGTGGATCGACAATGGAAGTTAAAAAGTTGGAATATATCGATGCTGTGAAAACACTCGGAGCAAATGATATGACAATATTAATCAAGCATATTTTCCCGAATATTTTGTCACCAATTATTGTACAAGCATCTATGCGTTTAGCGACGGCGATTCTATCTGCAGCTGGTCTGTCCTTCTTAGGGCTGGGTGCACAGCCACCATCTCCTGAATGGGGTGCCATGCTTTCAAATGGTCGTGATTTCTTGTTTACCGCTCCTTATATGGCGCTATTCCCAGGTATTATGATTTCCATACTTGTATTAGGATTTAACCTATTTGGAGATGGTTTACGCGATGCGCTAGACCCAAGAATGAAAAATTAA
- the nikB gene encoding nickel ABC transporter permease, which translates to MTLFILKRLAQIIPVTLGVTLVVFLIMQMIPGDPAIILAGEGASQETVEELRENLGLNKPLAVQYTDYIKNLLQGDMGHSLKNKQPVFEEITARLPITIELAFYSILITIILGLIAGIISAIRPYSFMDAGLMIVALLGISLPSFWLGILLMYVFSVQLHWLPVAGWESAKHIILPAVTLGAGGAAIVARMTRSSMLDVVNQDYIRTAKAKGLKGYVIILKHALRNALIPVITVVGLQFGSLLGGTVLVESVFAVNGLGRMIVDAIRTRDIPVVQGGVLVASLIFVFINLFVDILYRFFNKRMDLN; encoded by the coding sequence ATGACTTTATTTATCTTAAAACGTCTAGCTCAAATTATTCCCGTGACGCTTGGTGTTACACTTGTTGTTTTTCTTATTATGCAAATGATACCAGGTGACCCGGCTATTATTTTAGCAGGAGAAGGTGCTTCACAAGAAACTGTTGAAGAATTACGTGAAAATTTAGGGCTCAATAAACCATTAGCTGTTCAATACACTGATTACATTAAAAATCTTTTACAAGGAGATATGGGTCATTCATTAAAAAATAAACAACCAGTATTTGAGGAAATTACCGCCCGTTTACCGATTACAATCGAGCTAGCCTTTTACAGTATATTAATTACCATTATTTTAGGACTTATCGCTGGCATCATCTCAGCAATTCGTCCCTATTCTTTTATGGATGCTGGCCTTATGATTGTGGCCTTATTAGGGATCTCGCTACCAAGTTTCTGGCTAGGTATTTTATTAATGTATGTTTTCTCGGTACAGCTACATTGGCTTCCTGTTGCAGGCTGGGAAAGTGCTAAACATATTATTCTTCCTGCAGTCACTCTTGGTGCTGGTGGTGCAGCTATCGTTGCGCGTATGACTCGTTCTAGTATGTTAGACGTCGTGAATCAAGACTATATTCGAACGGCAAAAGCAAAAGGCTTAAAGGGTTACGTCATTATCCTAAAGCATGCCTTACGTAATGCTTTAATCCCAGTAATTACAGTAGTAGGTTTACAATTTGGTAGTTTACTTGGTGGAACTGTATTAGTAGAATCTGTTTTCGCTGTCAATGGATTAGGACGCATGATTGTTGATGCTATTCGTACACGTGACATACCTGTCGTTCAAGGTGGCGTTCTTGTTGCCTCATTAATATTTGTTTTTATTAATCTTTTCGTGGATATTTTATACAGATTCTTCAATAAACGAATGGATTTAAACTAG
- a CDS encoding ABC transporter ATP-binding protein, with protein sequence MKQETVLEVKNLQTYFYSSEGVAKAVDGVSFTLQKGETLGIVGESGCGKSMTSLSLLRLVPSPPGKIINGEILLNNTDILKLSDEELRKIRGNKISMIFQEPMTSLNPVLSVGEQIAESIRLHQGLSRKEAWQKAVDMIRLVGIPAPEKRAKQEPYQLSGGMRQRIMIAMALACTPDVLIADEPTTALDVTIQAQIIDIIQNLQKQLGMSIIFITHDLGVVAEVCDKIAVMYAGQVVEEGTTESLFEKPLHPYTNGLIQSLPKLYEDQEELSTIHGTVPSPYNYPIGCRYAERCPFATDLCRDKQPELLTVEQGKKVRCWMYSNEWQGETLMKEMTV encoded by the coding sequence ATGAAACAAGAAACAGTGTTGGAAGTGAAAAATTTACAAACGTATTTTTATTCAAGTGAAGGGGTTGCCAAAGCTGTTGATGGCGTATCCTTTACACTGCAAAAAGGAGAAACACTCGGTATTGTTGGTGAATCTGGTTGTGGAAAATCCATGACTTCCCTGTCATTACTACGTTTAGTACCCTCACCACCTGGAAAAATCATCAATGGTGAGATTCTATTAAATAATACGGACATCTTAAAATTATCAGATGAAGAGTTACGCAAAATTCGAGGCAATAAAATATCAATGATTTTCCAAGAGCCTATGACGAGCTTAAACCCTGTTTTATCAGTAGGTGAGCAAATAGCTGAATCGATTCGATTGCACCAAGGTTTATCTCGAAAAGAAGCATGGCAAAAGGCTGTCGATATGATTCGTCTAGTAGGAATTCCTGCACCTGAAAAAAGAGCGAAGCAGGAGCCTTATCAATTAAGTGGTGGCATGCGACAACGTATTATGATTGCGATGGCCTTAGCCTGTACACCAGATGTGTTAATTGCAGACGAACCAACAACGGCACTAGATGTAACGATTCAAGCTCAAATTATTGATATTATTCAAAACCTACAAAAACAATTAGGAATGAGTATTATCTTCATTACGCATGACCTCGGAGTTGTAGCAGAAGTTTGTGATAAAATAGCGGTTATGTATGCGGGACAGGTTGTAGAAGAAGGCACAACTGAAAGCCTTTTTGAAAAACCATTACACCCTTATACGAATGGACTTATTCAATCCTTACCGAAGCTATATGAAGATCAAGAAGAACTTTCTACTATTCATGGAACTGTTCCAAGTCCATACAATTACCCAATTGGCTGTCGTTATGCAGAACGCTGCCCATTTGCTACAGATTTATGTCGTGACAAACAACCTGAACTTCTTACAGTCGAGCAAGGTAAAAAAGTTAGATGCTGGATGTACAGCAATGAATGGCAAGGAGAAACACTTATGAAGGAGATGACAGTATGA
- a CDS encoding ABC transporter ATP-binding protein yields the protein MTTAHQTQPLLQVNDLKQHFFLKKEKLFGPQQVVKAVDGVSFDIMPGETLSIVGESGCGKSTTGRSILRLDEPTSGEVLLFGKNLVNMSKKELRAARKDIQIIFQDPYASLNPRRTIRKMLTEAMSIQKIVPPEKQEARMLELMSLVGLRPEYLERYPHEFSGGQRQRIGIARALAVNPKIIICDESVSALDVSIQAQILNLLKQLQRDLDLTFLFISHDLSVVRHISDRIMVMYLGKVVEIADKQSLFSQPHHPYTKALFSSIPVIDKQHRKERIILKGDLPSPLNPPTGCSFHTRCPFATDKCKAEVPALREITATHKVACHFAENLV from the coding sequence ATGACAACGGCACATCAAACACAACCACTATTACAAGTAAATGATTTAAAACAGCATTTTTTCTTAAAAAAAGAAAAGCTCTTCGGCCCACAACAGGTTGTTAAAGCTGTTGATGGTGTTTCCTTCGATATTATGCCTGGTGAAACACTCAGCATTGTAGGAGAATCTGGCTGTGGAAAATCAACGACTGGCCGTTCTATTTTAAGATTGGATGAGCCTACTTCAGGGGAAGTATTGTTATTCGGTAAAAACTTAGTGAATATGAGTAAAAAAGAGCTACGAGCTGCACGGAAAGACATACAAATTATTTTCCAGGATCCATATGCTTCTCTTAACCCACGAAGAACGATTCGAAAAATGTTAACGGAAGCTATGTCTATTCAAAAAATAGTACCACCTGAAAAGCAGGAAGCACGTATGTTGGAATTAATGTCCCTTGTAGGGTTACGTCCAGAATATTTAGAGCGTTATCCACATGAATTTTCAGGTGGTCAACGCCAGCGTATTGGTATCGCGAGAGCCCTTGCTGTTAATCCTAAAATTATTATTTGTGATGAATCTGTTTCTGCCTTAGATGTTTCCATTCAAGCACAAATATTAAATTTACTGAAGCAGCTACAAAGAGATTTAGATTTAACATTTCTATTTATCTCACATGATTTAAGTGTTGTTCGCCATATTTCAGACCGTATTATGGTTATGTATCTTGGGAAGGTCGTGGAAATTGCTGATAAGCAGTCACTGTTCTCACAACCACATCATCCTTATACAAAAGCACTGTTTTCATCTATTCCAGTGATTGATAAGCAACATCGCAAGGAGCGTATTATTTTAAAAGGAGACCTACCGTCACCTCTTAACCCACCTACTGGCTGTAGCTTTCACACACGTTGTCCATTCGCAACAGATAAATGCAAAGCAGAAGTTCCAGCATTACGAGAAATCACGGCAACACATAAGGTAGCTTGCCATTTTGCAGAAAATTTAGTTTAA
- a CDS encoding sensor histidine kinase → MLQLETFNIYILLCVIAPIIGAFLLTFIFIFEKQIDSLEEEKRNLELEQDLQRANILQLNQQIQPHFFFNALNSLLSLARINRKEDLVAGIEALATFFKFKYNNHEVLIALKNEVQFVDSYLNIQQLRFGHRLTIHKHVDDEALTVPIPPFILQTIIENAYKHSFEKHIGPAELSITIKKMDNILLIEIKNTQPLEKIEHTTVLVEDELQQGYGLENIRKRLELIYGLENILFSIKNNEQFYTVTIHVPA, encoded by the coding sequence ATGTTACAACTAGAAACCTTCAACATATATATTCTCCTATGTGTAATTGCTCCAATTATTGGAGCTTTTCTGCTTACTTTTATATTTATTTTCGAAAAACAAATCGATAGCCTTGAGGAGGAAAAAAGAAATTTAGAGCTTGAGCAGGATTTACAAAGAGCGAATATTCTCCAGTTAAATCAGCAAATACAGCCGCATTTCTTTTTTAACGCATTAAATTCATTACTAAGCCTAGCCCGCATCAATCGAAAGGAGGATTTGGTTGCGGGCATTGAGGCCTTAGCAACGTTTTTTAAATTTAAATACAATAATCATGAGGTTTTAATTGCATTAAAAAACGAGGTACAATTTGTCGATAGTTATTTAAATATCCAACAGTTACGCTTTGGACATCGTTTGACGATTCATAAGCATGTGGATGATGAGGCCCTAACTGTCCCGATACCTCCATTTATTCTGCAGACCATTATTGAAAATGCATATAAACATAGCTTTGAAAAACATATAGGACCTGCGGAATTATCTATTACGATAAAAAAAATGGATAACATATTATTAATAGAAATTAAAAATACACAACCACTTGAAAAGATAGAACATACTACTGTGCTAGTAGAGGACGAATTGCAGCAAGGTTACGGTCTTGAAAATATTAGAAAACGACTTGAGCTTATTTATGGACTCGAAAATATTTTATTCTCGATCAAAAATAATGAACAGTTTTATACTGTGACAATCCATGTTCCCGCTTAG
- a CDS encoding response regulator transcription factor yields the protein MNILIADDEPLELEQMIYLLKPHFPNWTFHTAQDASQALQLAKKHRMTIAFLDIQMPGKDGITLSKELKELYEVDIIMVTAYQTFEYAQQALRIGVKDYLTKPVIASELNAIVEKYKVWSSNHDAIQSALSYIHENYYEKLSLNIIAEKIHLNPSYLSRKFLEEQSVGINEYINNYRLEMAVKKINDNLDASMSTIAESCGFNSQHYFSVAFKKKYNQSPRQYKSSKISKGN from the coding sequence TTGAATATATTAATCGCAGATGATGAGCCGCTAGAATTAGAGCAAATGATTTATTTATTAAAACCTCATTTTCCTAATTGGACATTCCATACTGCTCAGGATGCCTCACAAGCTCTGCAATTAGCTAAAAAGCACCGTATGACCATCGCCTTTTTAGATATTCAAATGCCTGGGAAAGATGGAATCACTTTAAGTAAGGAACTAAAGGAGCTTTATGAAGTTGATATCATTATGGTAACTGCTTATCAGACCTTTGAATATGCCCAACAAGCATTGCGTATCGGGGTAAAGGATTATCTTACAAAACCAGTTATTGCTAGCGAATTAAATGCTATCGTGGAGAAATATAAAGTGTGGAGCTCTAACCATGATGCAATCCAAAGCGCACTTTCCTATATTCATGAAAACTATTATGAAAAACTGAGTTTAAATATAATTGCAGAAAAGATTCATTTGAACCCTAGCTATTTAAGCCGTAAATTTTTGGAGGAGCAGTCCGTCGGAATTAATGAGTATATAAACAATTATCGACTAGAAATGGCTGTGAAGAAAATAAATGATAATCTGGATGCAAGTATGTCTACAATTGCAGAGAGCTGTGGTTTTAATAGCCAACACTATTTTAGTGTCGCCTTTAAGAAAAAATATAACCAATCACCACGACAATATAAATCATCTAAAATAAGTAAAGGTAATTGA
- a CDS encoding permease, which translates to MLKKIPLLVPFASLSTAAGVIILLARWIHGNLLLSSPSALISFGFMAGICYTLATAISFIVLGSLLNKSDYTQHQHTQSFLLFTIQQKLSGMNLKVIRLFYLLTGIELWLIQLISISVLSEIMLNIPVPITLFLFLIIMLLLDRIMSVKSILWLEILFIIALFSLLIFIPIYYFVQNGASTVYEGIRLYHPYLFYFKNSEILLFFVIIQLAVLGQVLFDKSTWYLIAFIKPKKVRRSLLSSGVILALLTLSFTAILMIALYGGSFGQFQVLIFTFLYEVQPGFLTFAFLVIVLLAVVTTLLVDMRATKRFFVKKRPYYFYLICLMVIILIFFLSIDLTILGVIYSFAFLHISMLPFMLILLFTNRSIHQHSWLVLLLSMIIGLGVGLNFNMLYGLAASFMISCIYQLMLQTETKEKKPEH; encoded by the coding sequence ATGCTAAAGAAAATTCCATTGCTCGTACCATTTGCAAGTTTAAGCACTGCGGCAGGTGTTATCATTCTTTTAGCTAGATGGATTCATGGGAACTTATTATTGTCCTCACCCTCAGCCCTTATTTCTTTTGGCTTTATGGCAGGTATTTGTTATACATTAGCAACGGCTATTTCGTTTATTGTACTCGGCTCATTGTTAAATAAGAGTGATTACACGCAACATCAACATACACAAAGTTTTTTACTTTTTACGATACAGCAGAAATTAAGTGGCATGAATTTAAAAGTGATACGGCTATTTTATCTTCTGACAGGCATTGAACTATGGCTAATTCAATTAATAAGCATCAGTGTATTATCTGAAATTATGTTAAATATCCCTGTGCCTATTACACTTTTTTTATTTTTAATTATCATGTTACTTCTTGATCGGATCATGTCTGTGAAAAGTATACTATGGCTCGAAATTTTATTTATTATTGCTCTTTTTTCTTTACTTATTTTTATTCCCATTTATTACTTCGTACAAAATGGCGCAAGTACTGTATATGAAGGAATTCGCTTATACCACCCGTATTTATTTTATTTTAAAAATAGTGAGATCCTACTCTTTTTTGTTATAATTCAACTAGCTGTTTTAGGACAAGTTCTCTTTGATAAATCGACTTGGTATTTAATTGCATTTATTAAGCCAAAAAAAGTGCGTCGTAGTCTACTTTCATCAGGTGTGATCTTAGCGTTATTAACACTGTCATTCACAGCCATCTTAATGATTGCTTTATATGGTGGCTCCTTTGGCCAGTTTCAAGTTCTGATTTTCACATTTTTATATGAAGTACAACCAGGCTTTCTAACTTTTGCCTTCCTTGTTATTGTTCTATTAGCTGTTGTAACAACCTTACTAGTAGACATGCGGGCAACGAAACGATTTTTTGTGAAGAAAAGACCTTACTACTTTTATTTGATTTGTCTAATGGTTATTATATTAATTTTTTTCTTATCTATTGATTTAACTATTTTAGGTGTTATCTATTCTTTCGCCTTCTTACACATTTCAATGCTACCGTTTATGTTAATTCTGTTATTTACTAATCGTAGCATTCATCAACATAGCTGGCTGGTTCTACTGCTTTCCATGATTATCGGATTAGGTGTAGGTCTAAACTTTAACATGCTATATGGATTAGCTGCTAGCTTTATGATTTCGTGTATCTATCAATTAATGCTACAAACTGAAACTAAAGAAAAGAAGCCTGAACACTAG
- a CDS encoding DUF4181 domain-containing protein, with translation MTTFKEKLDQELGEAPRFTQSLQQDILQRVQQEKKVTKRWSYPLIFIGAILILLLLVEMGPLGQMEQTRQASIVTLAQQETVKKYTMISNSDEETFLAGRPGWTIGQKVYKQIPEKELLQQLLQQATVTQKYEENQFLFRTIQDVWAQFENDQIIKLKMFIGEESILIEDHDHKSFYKVNNRELTKAYENLTLKDQAKFGMKGYVVFLVLLLAIHMLVEKIMRKRFNIPKGYVSKGHRRAVWTLKALNIVMLILFMVKGWILYTVIIGGYLTVILFSSIFIDYCYGREEKRHYLSISLAIVSLLLLSLFIFYIS, from the coding sequence ATGACAACTTTTAAAGAGAAGTTGGATCAAGAACTTGGCGAAGCACCACGATTTACGCAATCATTACAGCAGGATATTCTACAGCGAGTACAGCAAGAAAAAAAGGTAACAAAACGCTGGTCATATCCACTGATTTTTATAGGTGCGATACTCATACTACTTTTGTTAGTAGAGATGGGGCCATTAGGACAGATGGAGCAAACTCGTCAAGCTTCAATTGTTACCCTGGCACAGCAAGAAACAGTAAAAAAATATACGATGATTTCAAATTCAGATGAGGAGACCTTTCTAGCGGGAAGACCTGGGTGGACGATTGGCCAAAAAGTATATAAACAAATTCCCGAAAAGGAATTATTACAGCAGCTATTACAGCAGGCCACAGTAACACAGAAATATGAAGAGAACCAATTTTTATTTCGTACCATACAGGATGTTTGGGCACAGTTTGAAAATGACCAGATCATTAAGTTGAAGATGTTCATAGGTGAGGAAAGTATTCTAATAGAAGATCATGACCATAAATCATTTTATAAAGTTAATAATAGAGAACTGACAAAGGCTTATGAAAACCTCACTCTCAAAGATCAAGCTAAATTTGGAATGAAAGGTTATGTTGTTTTTCTAGTCCTTCTACTAGCTATTCATATGCTTGTCGAAAAAATAATGAGGAAAAGGTTCAACATTCCAAAGGGGTATGTTTCTAAGGGCCATCGACGTGCTGTATGGACTCTTAAAGCTTTGAATATCGTCATGCTCATTTTATTTATGGTAAAAGGGTGGATTTTATATACCGTCATCATTGGAGGATACTTAACTGTTATTCTTTTTAGTTCCATTTTTATAGACTACTGCTACGGTCGAGAGGAAAAAAGACATTATCTTTCTATCAGTTTAGCTATTGTCAGTCTCCTATTACTTAGCCTATTTATTTTTTATATCAGCTAA
- a CDS encoding sigma-70 family RNA polymerase sigma factor, protein MSEHLAAIMEEHGEYCLRVAYLYVKDWSIAEEIVQDVFFAYYRQQNRFEQRSSLKTCLVKITVHKSHDYLRSWKNKRHLLMEKIHMGASKRTPEKELVVKDERSTLKCALFELPITYREVAILYYYQELKIREMADILACTENTIKTRLHRARKMLQERLEKSEWEVLVDDNF, encoded by the coding sequence GTGAGTGAGCATTTAGCAGCCATTATGGAAGAGCACGGTGAATATTGCTTACGAGTGGCTTATCTATATGTAAAGGACTGGTCGATTGCTGAAGAAATTGTTCAGGATGTATTTTTCGCGTATTATCGTCAGCAGAATCGTTTTGAACAAAGATCCTCCCTAAAGACGTGTTTAGTCAAAATTACCGTACATAAAAGTCATGATTATCTACGAAGTTGGAAAAATAAACGACATCTATTGATGGAAAAAATACATATGGGTGCAAGTAAACGTACTCCGGAAAAGGAATTAGTAGTTAAGGATGAGCGATCAACATTAAAGTGTGCTTTATTTGAGTTACCAATTACTTATCGAGAGGTAGCTATCCTTTATTATTATCAGGAATTAAAGATCAGGGAAATGGCAGATATTCTTGCATGTACAGAAAATACCATTAAAACTAGATTGCACCGAGCAAGAAAAATGTTACAGGAAAGATTAGAGAAAAGTGAGTGGGAGGTGTTAGTAGATGACAACTTTTAA